Proteins found in one Zea mays cultivar B73 chromosome 1, Zm-B73-REFERENCE-NAM-5.0, whole genome shotgun sequence genomic segment:
- the LOC103643194 gene encoding uncharacterized protein isoform X1, giving the protein MDVLLGSGRFLARRPPLALVPRCSRGSPDKSGSDKGETSADWDKAWSAFKKKGKRTLFSDFSPDKYVIWNPRRSEYPLSEEVDPIKRSERSNLMLWTSPQFTLVGAIIIVLTLLIYTLVVPPPK; this is encoded by the exons ATGGATGTACTGCTAGGTTCCGGGAGGTTCTTGGCGCGACGGCCTCCCCTCGCGCTCGTCCCTCGCTGCTCTCGAGGCTCCCCGGACAAAAGCGGCAGCGACAAAG GTGAAACCTCAGCTGACTGGGACAAGGCATGGTCTGCCTtcaagaagaaagggaagaggacCCTGTTTTCTGATTTCTCACCGGACAAGTACGTGATCTGGAACCCACGGCGCAGCGAGTATCCATTGTCAGAAGAGGTCGATCCAATCAAGAGAAGTGAAAGATCTAACTTGATGCTGTGGACAAGCCCCCAGTTCACCTTGGTCGGGGCGATTATCATCGTCTTGACATTGCTAATCTATACACTAGTTGTTCCTCCTCCCAAGTAA
- the LOC100272335 gene encoding 60S ribosomal protein L10a has protein sequence MSKLQSESVKDAISQIVGDAKEKNRKFTETVELQIGLKNYDPQKDKRFSGSVKLPHIPRPKMKVCMLGDAQHVEEAEKMGLDYMDVEALKKMNKNKKLVKRLAKKYHAFLASEAIIKQIPRLLGPGLNKAGKFPTLVTHQESLESKVNETKATVKFQLKKVLCMGVAVGNLAMEEKQIQQNIQMSVNFLVSLLKKNWQNVRCLYVKSTMGKPYRVF, from the exons ATGAG TAAGTTGCAGTCTGAGTCTGTCAAGGATGCCATCTCCCAGATTGTTGGGGATGCCAAGGAGAAGAATAGGAAGTTCACTGAGACTGTGGAACTTCAGATTGGTCTGAAGAATTATGATCCACAGAAGGACAAGCGTTTCAGTGGCTCTGTTAAGTTGCCCCATATCCCTCGTCCcaagatgaaggtgtgcatgctTGGTGATGCCCAGCATGTTGAGGAG GCCGAGAAGATGGGACTTGACTACATGGATGTTGAGGCTCTCAAGAAAATGAACAAGAACAAGAAGCTTGTTAAGAGGCTTGCCAAGAAGTACCATGCTTTCTTGGCATCAGAGGCCATCATCAAGCAGATTCCCCGTCTCCTTGGTCCTGGTCTCAACAAGGCAG GCAAGTTCCCGACCCTGGTTACTCACCAGGAATCCCTCGAGTCCAAGGTGAACGAGACTAAGGCAACCGTCAAGTTCCAGCTCAAGAAGGTTCTTTGCATGGGTGTTGCCGTTGGCAACTTGGCGATGGAGGAGAAGCAGATCCAGCAGAACATCCAGATGAGCGTCAACTTCCTTGTTTCCCTTCTGAAGAAGAACTGGCAGAAT GTGAGATGCCTCTACGTCAAGAGCACCATGGGGAAGCCATACAGGGTGTTCTAA